One genomic segment of Tachyglossus aculeatus isolate mTacAcu1 chromosome 17, mTacAcu1.pri, whole genome shotgun sequence includes these proteins:
- the NPFFR2 gene encoding neuropeptide FF receptor 2 has product MISFSPNAEFMLQKDDSHLRDFSCPEESASRYRLNVNELLWDKMSEVFGSNISNYWLRAIKGVNETKRDWNLSQPVTYVNYYLHQPQVAAVFIFSYFLIFSLCIVGNVMVCFIVLKNKHMYTVTNLFILNLAISDLLVGIFCMPITLLDNIIAGWPFGNPMCKISGMVQGISVVASVFTLVAIAVDRFQCVVYPFKPKLTVKMALVIVGAVWVLAVALMSPSAVMLRVQEEGLYAVRHGSGNQSSPIYWCREAWPREDMRKVYTTVLFANIYLAPLALIVVMYGRVGVALFKTGGPPRTEAVPKRKQRVVKMLLVVALLFMLSWLPLWTLMMLSDFADLSPQRLRVINLYVYPFAHWLAFCNSSINPIIFGFFNESFRLGFREVFGFWSRREKVGRREACSEGTRSPAGMTTATPMSQQEEKRLLRPGESALNEPELPMEELKKVNPGNDSQKP; this is encoded by the exons ATGATATCATTTTCTCCCAACGCTGAATTTATGCTCCAGAAAGATGATTCTCATTTGAGAGATTTCTCCTGCCCAGAGGAATCTGCAAGCCGTTACAGACTAAATGTTAATGAGCTCTTGTG GGACAAGATGAGCGAGGTATTTGGCAGCAATATTTCCAACTACTGGCTCCGGGCGATCAAGGGCGTTAACGAAACCAAGCGAGATTGGAACCTCAGCCAACCCGTGACCTATGTGAATTACTATCTCCACCAACCCCAAGTGGCAGCGGTCTTCATCTTTTCCTACTTTTTAATCTTCTCCCTGTGCATAGTGGGAAATGTCATGGTTTGCTTCATTGTACTGAAGAACAAACACATGTACACAGTTACCAACCTCTTCATCCTCAACCTGGCCATCAGCGACCTACTTGTTGGCATCTTCTGTATGCCCATCACCCTCCTGGATAACATCATCGCAG GCTGGCCCTTTGGGAACCCGATGTGCAAGATCAGCGGGATGGTCCAGGGCATATCCGTCGTGGCATCTGTCTTCACTCTGGTCGCAATCGCTGTGGATCG GTTCCAATGTGTCGTCTACCCGTTCAAGCCCAAGTTGACCGTCAAGATGGCCCTGGTGATCGTCGGGGCAGTCTGGGTGCTGGCCGTCGCCCTCATGTCCCCCTCGGCCGTCATGCTGAGGGTCCAGGAAGAGGGGCTTTATGCGGTCCGACACGGCTCCGGCAACCAATCCAGTCCCATCTATTGGTGCCGGGAGGCCTGGCCCAGAGAGGACATGAGGAAGGTTTACACCACCGTGCTGTTCGCCAACATCTACCTGGCCCCGCTGGCCCTCATCGTCGTCATGTACGGCCGCGTCGGCGTCGCCCTCTTTAAGACGGGCGGCCCCCCGAGGACCGAGGCCGTGCCCAAGAGGAAGCAGAGGGTCGTTAAGATGCTCCTCGTCGTGGCCCTGCTCTTCATGCTGTCCTGGCTGCCCCTGTGGACGCTGATGATGCTCTCGGActtcgccgacctctcgccccagCGGCTGCGGGTCATCAATCTCTACGTCTACCCCTTCGCCCACTGGCTGGCCTTCTGCAACAGCAGCATCAACCCCATCATCTTCGGGTTCTTCAACGAGAGCTTCCGCCTCGGCTTCCGGGAGGTCTTCGGCTTCTGGTCCCGCCGGGAGAAGGTGGGCCGCCGGGAGGCCTGCTCGGAGGGGACCAGGAGCCCTGCCGGGATGACCACGGCCACCCCGATGAGCCAGCAAGAGGAGAAGCGCCTACTTCGCCCGGGGGAATCAGCCCTAAATGAGCCGGAGCTGCCGATGGAAGAGCTGAAGAAAGTCAACCCCGGTAACGACTCCCAAAAACCATAA